A region of Thermodesulfobacteriota bacterium DNA encodes the following proteins:
- a CDS encoding cytochrome c3 family protein, with amino-acid sequence MKNHVLRPLWLAVALVGLILIARTILVPDDFGVHGKSFTFGFHRQGNIAEWQAVPVKYRGGGVCADCHSDNAAANAAGPHAIIPCENCHGPAADHPDRPEKLAIERDRQLCLRCHAELGYPNNPRSALPGIVDQDHNPGDDCVSCHNPHDPSLEKM; translated from the coding sequence ATGAAGAACCACGTTTTGCGGCCGTTGTGGCTGGCCGTCGCCCTGGTGGGCCTGATCCTGATCGCCCGCACCATCCTGGTGCCGGACGATTTCGGGGTGCACGGCAAAAGCTTCACCTTCGGCTTCCACCGCCAGGGCAACATCGCCGAATGGCAGGCGGTGCCGGTGAAGTACCGGGGGGGCGGTGTCTGCGCCGACTGCCACAGCGACAACGCGGCAGCCAACGCTGCCGGTCCCCACGCCATCATCCCGTGCGAGAACTGCCACGGCCCGGCGGCGGACCACCCGGATCGGCCCGAGAAGCTGGCCATCGAGCGCGACCGCCAGCTCTGCCTGCGCTGCCATGCCGAGCTCGGCTATCCCAACAACCCCCGCAGCGCCCTGCCGGGCATCGTTGACCAGGACCACAACCCCGGCGACGACTGCGTCAGCTGCCACAACCCCCACGATCCCAGCCTGGAGAAGATGTGA